The following proteins are encoded in a genomic region of Rhodoferax aquaticus:
- a CDS encoding FecR family protein → MPHSTFKPYSVVSCLVLALMGWGGAVGVAHAARVVAVHGVLHLERGDKAQTVLAGMAVQEGDSFRSEGEAELLIRFDDGARMVLRPGSNLRLTTLREHGPMTKRQKTMHMVKGGLRFVSGRGPARHRVAFETETATIGIRGTDIEIAVADEAVADNASGTYLQVNSGAATLQAVDGTVLSVDPGEVAFGGEPELTPKDGSGIKRPAGRKLLGAMLFFKKTGMDAMLK, encoded by the coding sequence GGTGGGGCCGTAGGCGTGGCCCATGCAGCACGTGTGGTCGCGGTGCACGGTGTGTTGCACCTAGAGCGGGGCGACAAAGCCCAAACCGTGCTGGCTGGCATGGCGGTGCAAGAGGGCGACAGCTTTCGCAGTGAGGGCGAAGCCGAATTACTGATCCGGTTTGATGACGGCGCTCGGATGGTGCTGCGGCCGGGTTCGAACTTGCGGCTGACGACTTTGCGTGAGCACGGGCCTATGACCAAGCGCCAGAAAACCATGCACATGGTCAAAGGCGGTTTGCGCTTTGTTTCGGGACGTGGTCCTGCGCGCCACCGCGTTGCCTTTGAAACCGAGACCGCCACCATTGGAATCCGTGGCACCGACATCGAAATCGCGGTGGCTGACGAGGCCGTGGCCGACAACGCCAGTGGTACCTACTTGCAGGTCAACAGCGGTGCGGCAACCCTGCAAGCGGTAGATGGCACCGTCTTAAGCGTAGACCCCGGCGAGGTAGCCTTTGGCGGCGAGCCAGAGCTCACCCCCAAAGACGGCTCAGGCATCAAGCGCCCGGCAGGCCGCAAGCTCTTGGGGGCCATGTTGTTCTTCAAGAAAACGGGCATGGATGCAATGCTGAAATAG